CAAAGAGAATACACCAATCTTTGGGTAATATTTCACCCATTGATTATTTAATAAAAACTGTTCCGGAGTCTCAAATGTGCGTGACGCGTACACATACTTTTAAATTTATTCAAAAAAGTATATAATTATAAAGTTATGAAGATATTTAGAGAGGGGTGTTTATTATGGATACCAGTAACAAAATTGAAGATACAAATGAAAATAAGATAATAGAGATTCCTTTAATTATTCAGGTAAAAGAATTAGCCGAAAAATTAGGCAAACCTGTTGTTGAGGTTATTTCTGAGTTGTTAAAAAACGGAGTGATGGCAACTATCAATGAAGATATTGATTATGAAACCGCTGCTATTATATCTGAAGAATTTGGTTTTACTGCAAAAGAAGCATTGGAAGATGGAGAGTCTAATAGGAGAACTATTGCGGATTTAGACTCAGATGAAGAGAAAACCGAATCAAGGTCGCCGGTTGTAATAGTCATGGGACATGTTGACCACGGTAAAACTTCCTTATTAGATGCTATTAGAAAAGCTGATGTGGTTTCATCTGAATCAGGGGGGATTACCCAGCATATAGGTGCATATCAAATAGAAAAAAATGGTAAGAAAATTACTTTTTTAGATACGCCTGGACATGAGGCTTTTTCAACTATGCGAGCCCGTGGCGCTCAAGTGACAGATGTCGGGGTTTTAGTTGTCGCCGCTGATGATGGCGTAAAACCTCAAACGATTGAATCAATAAATCACTTGAAAAGTGCGAATTTACCTTTTGTTGTAGCAGTTAATAAAATCGATAAACCAGGAGCTGATATAGAAAAAGTAAAACAAGAATTGTCTGAACACAAAGTCATATGTGAAGACTGGGGAGGCGATGTTGTTCTTATACCTGTGTCAGCTAAGACAAAAGAAGGCATAGATCAGCTTCTTGAAATGATTTTATTAATATCAGATATGAAAGAATGTAAAGCTAATTCAAAGGGTAGATTATGGGGCACTATTATTGAATCGCATTTAGATAAAGGAAGAGGTCCAACTGCAACATTACTTGTACAAAATGGAACTCTTAAAGTAGGGGATTATGTCGTTTGCGGTTCTATTTACGGAAAGATAAGAGTTATTGAGAATTCTAATCTTAAAAAAATCGAAGAAGCGATTCCCGGTATGCCAGTTAGGATATGGGGATTAAAAGATCTTTCTGATGTTGGTGAATTACTGGAGGGTGTGAAATCTGAAAAGGAAGCAAAAGCTGAAGTTTCTGAAAGAAAACACTTTGAAAGTTTAAAGAATCTTAAAGAAAGAAAAAACATTGGAGTAAAGGGTATCTCGGATAAAATTAAAGAAGGCAAAGTCAAAGAATTAAAAGTTGTTCTAAAGGCCGATGTTAAAGGCTCTTTAGAGGCGTTAAATATGTCTTTAAATAAACTTAACACTAACGAAGTAGCTGTTAATCTTATTAAAGAGGGACTCGGTGAAATATCTGAATCTGATGTCACCTTGGCAGGCGATGATGCTATTGTGATTGGGTTTAAGGTTGGTATTAGTTTAGCAGCCCAGAAATCATCGGAAAAACATAAAACAGAAATACGTCTTTATGACGTTATTTATAATGTTATTGATGACATAAAAGAAGCACTGACCGCGCTTCTTCCAAAAGAAATTATTGAAAAAGAGATGGGTAAAGGTAAGATCCTTAAAGTATTTAAATCAGGCAAGAATGATATGATTATCGGTGCAAAGTTAATTAACGGAAAAGTTAATAAAGAAATGGAAGTAAAGCTTGAGAAAGAAGGTAATCTTACATACGGCAAAATAGTTGGTTTAAAGATTGTTAAAGATAATGTGAGTGAAGTATCAGGGGATAAAGAATTTGGTATAAATATATCAGGGATTTCTCATTTAGAAGAGGGCGATGAACTAGTCTTTATAATAAAAGAAGAGAAAGTTAGAAACCTTTAAAATGATAAAGAGAATAGACAGAGTTAATGAGCTTATTAAACAGGAATTAAGCAAATTAATAGGTGAATATTTTAAACCAAAAGATATTCTGATTACTGTTACTCGTGTTAAAACAGAACCAGATCTTAGAAGCGCAGAAGCTTTTATAAGTATTTTTCCTTTTGCTAAGGCAGAAGAAACATTAAAACAGTTTAAAGAGATATTGCCAAGGATTCAGCATATTTTAGATGGAACTATTGAACTTAAATATATTCCAAAAATTCAACTATTTTTGGATGAATCTTTAGAGTACGAATCTAATATTGAGAGATTGCTCGATAAAATTAAGGATAGTAAGATGAAACACTGATTTTATCAATAAGGAAAAGTTATGGAAGCTACGCTAACAGACAATTTAAATAAAATAAAAAATCTTGTTTTGGATAACAACGATTTTACTATTTTAAGTCATATGGATCCTGATGGTGATGCGGTTGGTGGTGTTTGTGCTTTGGCTCACGGTTTAAAAAAAATAGGAAAGAATGTTAGACCTGTTCTTTCAGGCTCTTTGCCTATTAATTTTTATTATCTCCCTCTTCCTGTTTTTGAAGAAAAAATACCAGATACAACTGATATTTTTTTTGTTTTAGATTGTGCCGCTTTAGATAGAACTGGATATATGCAAGAAGTTTTAAAAAGAGAAAAAGCTCAAATTATTAATATTGATCATCACATCCAGCTTAATGATTTTGGTCATATTAATGTCGTTGATCCATCTTTAACGTCCACATCGGAAATTATATTTCACTTATTAGATTTTTTATCGATTGATGTTGATAAGAATATGGCTAATTGTTTACTGACCGGGATTTATTTTGATACCGGAAGTTTTATGCACTCTAATACAACTAAAGACAGCTTAGAGATTGCTGCGCAATTAGTTTCTAAGGGTGCAAATATAAAACAAATAGCTGAAAACAATTTTAGGAGAAAAAATGTTTCTGCTTTAAAACTATGGGGAAGGGTTCTTTCTAGGATTAAGAATGACCGAGAAAAGGGGATTGTAAGCTCTATTATAACCAAGAAAGATCTTGAAGAATGTGGAGCAAATGAGTCAGATCTTGAAGGTGTTGTAAATCTTATTAACTCTATCCCTGATGCAAGAGCCGCACTGCTTTTAAGAGAAGATAAAGATGAAATTAGAGGAAGTTTAAGATCAGAGAATGGTGGACTTGATGTGAGGAAGGTTGCAAATTTATTTGGTGGAGGGGGGCATGTTAGGGCATCTGGGTTTAGAATTAAAGGCAAGCTTAGAGAAACAGAAAATGGTTGGGAAATTATAGAAGAATAATTTTTTACTTTTTTATAAAAGTAATTAAAATATTTCTTTGCAACTTTTTTAGAAAAAGTCGCCCAAAAATCGCAGCCGGTTCAAAAAAGCTGAAAATTTTTCAAGTTTCAAGCTTCCATATCTGAACGATTTCTAAGAAGAAACCGCCCTCACAAAGAGATGTTATTACTCTCTTTGTTCGGGTTGGCAGATTTTCGTCTTGATAGGAATCAAGACCGTTTGAAACTCTCAAATTTTCCGAGCGCTTTTTTGAGATGGCTGCATTTAAGGCAAAGAGAAGAAAACAAAAAACCGCTTTTTCAAAATGCGGGCAGAAAAAAAGGTTTAAAAAGATTTTTGACATTTACAAACGCTTGTTCAATAATGTAAATATGCAAGAAAAACAACCATGGTATTACTTCTTATTTAAACCTATTCCTGATACTAAGCGTACACCTGAAAATTGGGGCCTTTTCTCTGCAAATTGGTTTCTTTGGATGATAGGGTATTTCGTTATCGGCCTGATAATGGTTTGGAATATTATTCAAGGGAAAGCAAAAATAGATAATCCAGTTTTGTATTTAATGGTTGCGCTTATGGTAATATTGCCCGGAGTTTCTATCTATGGTCTAATCAAAAAGAAATCTTGGTGGGTAAGGCCTGTTATAGTGTTATGGCCACTTTTAGTTATTATAGTAATCTTAATGAGAATAGATTGGTAAATTATTAAGATAACTATACATGAGTCAATAATTATTAATTCTTTTTTATTCAGTAAATGATAATATATTTCGGTAACCATTCAGGAATTCTTTTATATTCATTCCTTTTTTCCCTTCGGGTTGGATTTTGGTTATAACTAAGTAATGATCTAACGCTTTTATCTTTAACTTATCATTTTCAATTTTTAGTCGGTCTATTTCTAGATCGTTATTTTTTTCAATGTAAGCGTTTAGTATTTTCACTCTTAGTTCTTTTCCGTTTTTAAGTTTGAAAAAGGTAAACGTGCCAGGCCAGGGGTTTAAGGCTCTTATTTTTCTTTCTATGACTTCTGCATTTTCTTGCCAATTTATTTTTCCATCTTCTTTTGTAAATAACTTAGTATAATTGGCCTTATTATTATCCTGAGGAATTGGTTTAATAGTTCCTTTATAAATATTTTCCAAATTATCAATTAACATTTTAAAAGTTAGATCGGCTAATTTTTTTCTTAAGGATATTTGATTTTCATTATTAGTAATAGTCATCTTTTCCTGTAAATATATTGGACCTTCATCAATACCTTCTGTCATTCTTATAATAGTAACACCGGTTTCTTTATCCCCGTTTAGTAGAGCACTAATATAAGGGGATGGACCTCTGTATTTCGGTAATAATGATGGATGAGTATTAATAGTCAATTTTGGGACGGATAAAGACTTAGGGGATAGGATGATACCAAAATCAGAAACAATTAATAAATCCGGTTTTAAGGATTCTAAAGTTTCCTCTAGTTCCTTTTTATTGCTTACTTCATATACGGTTAGTCCTAAATTTTTAATTTCTCCTTTTACGGGGTTGTCATTTTTTTGCGTAATTATTTCTAGGTTTTTATATTTTTTCAATAACCCGATAATCTGGAGTGCAGCAAAGTAACCGCTTCCAGCGAATAATATTTTATTCATTGTTTTTTGGTTCATCATAATATTTTTAGAGCTCTATTTTTATTTTTTCTCCATTAGGCCCAATTTTATGCAGTGTATTAATATCTGCTTTATCTGTAAAAAGTACGCCATTTAAATGATCAATCTCATGTTGAAGGGCTCTAGCAAATAAGCCATCCGCTCTGATTTTTATTTGGTTTCCTTTTCTATCTAATGCTTTTAAAGTTATTTTTGTCGGCCTTTCTACTGATCCCCAAATTCCTGGTACACTGAAGCATCCTTCATCTTCACAACTTTTTTCTTTGGAAGTTTTTATTATTTCCGGATTGATAAGAATAGTTAAGGGTATGATAGGAACTTCTTCTCCATTTTTTCTCTTATTACCTCTTGACTCAACTATAATTAATTTTATTGATTCACCAACTTGGGGCGCAGCAAGACCAACCCCATTTAAGCCTCTAAGCGTTTCAGTCATATTGTTTATTAATTTGTTTATTGATTTATCTATTTTTTTAATTTTTATTGCCTTCCTTCTTAAAGTATCTGAAGGCACAGTTACTATTTCCATATTCGCCATAATTTACTCCTTAAATTAAAGATTCAGGGTTTCTTTCTATAGAAATATTCTTCATTGATCTAAATATTTTATCATAGAAAACTTTATTTTTCTCGGTTTTAACAATAATGACTTTTCTTGATTTTCCGTTCTTATCTGATATATAGGGGGAGAATGGTCCTATGATTTCATATTTTTTTAAATGTTCCTTGATCTCTCTTATTTGTTTATTGATTTTTTTATCATCGTTTCCCCTAAAAATAATTTGAATTAAATCACAGAAAGGTGGGTAATGTAAATCCTTCAGGTTTTTTAATTTATTCTCAAAAAATGAAAAATAATTCTGTTTTTTTATGACGTTAATTAAAGGATTTTCTGTATTCGCAGTTCTTATAATAACCTTTGTATCTTGGTTAATTTTGGATATCAGAGAATCTATAATTTTTTGTGCTTTTTCTTCAGCTTGATATGTTGGAAGATTGAGAATGCTATCGACAGAGAAAAATATTAAGAGACCGACTTTTTTAAAATCAATCATTTTTATCATTTGGGTCCCAACTATGATGTCAGCGTTTTTGATTTTATTATTATCAAAGTTTTTTTTGTTTCTTTCGTCAACTCTTAATATTTTCGCTTTGGGGAATTGTGCTTTTAATTTTATCTCTAATTTTTCAGTTCCTATACCTGATCTTTTGATAATTTTACTTCCACAATTGCTACACATAATAGGTATTTCTTTTTTAAAACCACAATGATTGCATAGAAGAAACTGTTCTGTAGAAGTTAAGGGTATATTGCAGCTTGGGCAGGTGAAAGTAAAATTACAATCAGGACACATTATCACAGTATCTTTACCTTTTCTATTTAAAAAGAAAACATTTTTTTTGCCTGATTTAAAATTCTTTTGGATTAATTGTTCTATTTTTGTATCAATAAACTCCCGGTTTCCTCTAATATCTAAAATAATTATCTCAGGTTTTTTAGCAATAAAGCCAGATTTTATATTCTTATATCCATTTTTATTACGATAAAAGTTTTCTAATGTTTGGATGTCTGTTTGCAATATTAAATTGCATCTAGTAATTTTTTGCAGATACTCAGCTATTTCATTTATTTTATATCTTGGAGTTTTTTCCTGTTTATGACCGTCTTCATATTCTTTATCTATGATAATAAGGCCTAGATTTTGGAATGGGGAAAATATTGCAGTTCTGGTTCCTATAATTAAATCAACTTCATCATTTCTTATTTTAAGCCACTCCTTACTCTTTTCTTTTTTATTAAGTTTGCTTGTTAGGGTCGCCGTTTTTAATCTTTTTTCTGATATTATTTTTGAGAAATTTTCTAATGATATGTTGTCAGGGAAGATTAAAAGAGCTTGCTTGTTATTCTTTATGCATTTAGAAATTGCTTTAAGGTAGAAAGATATCTTTTTGTCATCATATGTATATAGGATATACTTTTTGCCTGTCTGCCTAATTAAGCTTTGCTTATTATAGTTTGGTTTGATTCTGATCTCTGAAAGATGTTTTTCTAAGTTTTTTATATTCATGTTTTTTATAACTTGATATAAAGAAGAAAAATAGAAATATGATACCCACTTAGCCAGGGCTATTTGTTTCTCTGTAAAGAGTGGAGTAGGGTTTATGATATATATTATTTTTTTGGTTTTGAAGGCAGGTTGATTATTCGTTAATCCCAAAACTATTCCTTTAATAGCTCTATCACCTAATGGAATTTCTACAACTTGTCCTATTTTAATAATTTCTGTTAGCTCATTTGGTATTTTATAGGACAAGGCGTCTGTATAAGTAAATGGCAATATTTTTGCATACATAGTATGTATTTATTCTAGTCTATTGTGATACAATTATAAAGGTAAGGATTATTTATTATGACAAAAAGAAGAATTTTTATCGCTGTTAATTTTCCAGTCGAGATAAAACAGGCAATTAATAGTATTATTGATAAAATAAAAAATTCAGAACCTAATATAAAATGGGTTGATCTTGATAACACTCATATTACCCTTGCCTTTTTAGGTTGGGTTACGGAAAAAGAAATAGCTAGGGCCACAGTTATTCTTAAACAGATTTCTAAAAATTTTAAAATATTTAAGATCAACTTAGGCAACATCGGTTTTTTCCCTTCAATTAATACGGCTAGAGTAGTTTGGATCGGTAGTGGGGAAAATCTTAATATTTTAAATATTCAAAATAACTTAAACAAGCAGCTGGCGATTAGTGGTTTGAAAACAGAAGATAGACTGTTTACCCCACATTTAACAATAGGGAGAGTGAAGAAAGATAAAAAAATAAAGAATACTGATAAGATTCTGGCAATATCTAAGAAAATAGATATCGGAGAAGTTATTGTTTCAAACATTGATATTATGGAAAGTGTTTTAAAGAAATCAGGACCTGAATATAAATTACTCTTTAGGGTGAATCTAAATGATTTTGGAAAATCTATTAATGCTCTGATCTAAATTATCTATAAAGGGGGATAAAATGTTTAAAGATCGAAAAGATGCAGGAAAGAAGTTAGTCCATCAGCTTGGAGAATACAGGAATCGTAAAGATACAATGATTCTTGCTATTCCAAGGGGCGGGGTTATCTTAGGTTTAGAAATAGCCAAATTTCTTAATGTACCGTTGGATATAATAGTAGTAAGAAAAATAGGCGCACCAGATAACCCCGAATATGCTGTTGGCGCAGTTGATCAAAATGGCAATATATTAAGGAATCCAGAAGCCGAAGTGTCAGAGAAGTATTTAGATATACAGGGGAGAGAAGTTTTAAAAGAAATAAAAAGAAGAATAAAGGAATACAGAAAGGGCTCTGCAAGGCTCAATTTAGTTAATAAAAATGTTATTTTGGTTGATGATGGTATAGCAACGGGCTTAACGGTTTTGAAGGCAGTAGATTTTATTAAAACAGAAAAAGCTAAAAAAGTAATATTGGCTGTTCCTGTTATTGCAAAAGATATGATAAATAGATTAGAGGAAAGCGTAGATGATTTAATATTTTTAGAATCCCCTGAAGTATTTTTTGCAGTTGGGCAATTTTACTTAAACTTTCCTCAAGTTACTGATTCTGAGGTGAAAGAAACTCTAGCAATAAGCAGGAAAAGAAAAGTTTAATAATCTTATTCCCTAACGTAACCAATATATGTTAAAATGATCTATATTCTGTTTTTGTAATGGAATTTATATGAAAAAGAAAAAATTCTTATTTAGGTTTATTTTTCTCATTTTCCTTTTGGCAATATCGATATTGATTGTTATACCAAAAGGACCTGATTTAGATTTGACTAAAATTGGTATTAATTATAAAAAACCGCTTAAGCTCAATAAGGGTTTAGATTTACAGGGCGGTACGCAATTAGTTTATGAATTAGATACTTCTAAAGAAAGCCAAAAGGCAGAAGCTCAGGATAAAGCAATAGCAGTTATTAGAAATAGAGTTGATGCTTTTGGAGTTTCGGAACCCGTGATATATCTTGAAACATTCGGAAGTTCTCAGAGAATTATTGTACAATTGCCGGGTATTCAAAATATAGATGAAGCCATAAACCTTATTGGAAAAACCGCGCAGCTTGAATTTAAGGAATCCGATTCTTCCCCCCAAAGTATAAGCGGAGAACCGATGATGTTAGGAGGTGGATGGAAAAAAGATCCTGTTCTAACTGGAGCCGATTTTAAGAAAGCGGAAGTTGGTCGGGATGAAAAAGGGAACATAGGGATTGATATTGAATTTAATTCTGAGGGAGCAAAGAAATTTTCCGAAGCTACCAAAAGAAATATCGGTAAGCAGATTGCAATTTTTTTAGATAACGAAATTATTTCTGCGCCTACAGTACAGACGGAAATTCCTGACGGAAAAGCAAGAATAACTGGTAAATTTAATTTAAAAGAGGCTCGCGATCTATCTATTCAATTTAATGCCGGCGCCTTACCGGTGCCCATGAAGCTTGTTGAACAAAAAAATGTAGGAGCGACACTAGGTCAAGATTCGGTTAATAATAGTATTTTGGCTGGCTTAGTTGGTATTTTAGCAATAATGATTTTCCTTTTGGCTTTTTATAGATTTTTTGGTTTGCTATCTGTGATATCTGTGATCTTTAGTTCTTTAATTACACTGGCTTTATTTAAGCTTTTTTCTGTTACATTAACTTTAGCCGGTATAGCTGGTTTTATATTATCAACGGGTGCAGCAGCGGATGCTTCTATATTAATTCTAGAGAGAATAAAAGAAGAATTGAGAAGGGGAAAAAATTTTGGTTTAGCCATAGAGAAGGGATATAAGGGTGCTTGGAGCAGCATATGGACATCCAACGTAGTAAGTTTAATTTTAGCTTCGGTTATTTATTATTTAGGCACAGGGCTTATTAGAGGATTTGCAGTAACTTTAGGAATTGGTATTTTTGTTAGTTTAATGATGGTTGTTTTAGCTTCCGAACCTATATTAAGATTTATAGCATTAAGAAAATTTATCGGAAAGGAAAAACTTTTTAATATTTTGATTGGAGTAAAGGTAAAGGATTTAGAGGTTAAAAGCAAGATATGAATATAATTACTAACCGTAAAATTTGGTTTATTATATCGGGAATTCTTATGGTAGTTAGTGTATTAAGTATTATTTTTGGTCAGTTAAAAATGGGTTTAGATTTTACAGGCGGTAGTTTTATTGAAGTAAAAGGAATAGATAATGTTGATAAAGCCAAGGAATTATTAACTTCAGTAAAAATAGAAGTTATTTCATTAGAAAAATCTGATAATATATTGAAAATAAAGACAAAAGTTTTAGCTGATGATGGCCATAAAAAAATTATTACAGAGCTTAAAAAAATAAATAAAGACGTTAAAGAAATACGCTTTGAAACGGTTGGTCCTACTATTAGTAAAGATATAGCAACTAAAGCTTATCTTTCTTTGACGATAGCCATGTTAGTCATAGTTGGATTTATCGCATGGTCTTTTAAGGGTATATCAAAGCCGGTAGCTTCTTGGAAGTATGGTGTTTGTACCATTATTGCACTGATACATGATGTTTTATTTGTCGTTGGTTCATTTGCTATATTAGGAAAGTTTTTTAATATTGAGATTGACAGTTTATTCATTACAGCTCTTCTTACCATAATAAGTTTTTCTGTTTACGATACGATTGTTGTCTTTGATAGGATCAGAGAAAATTTGAGAAGATCAAGCAGGGAAACATTTGAAGAGATTGTTAATGATAGTGTTACAGAAACAATTGTTCGTTCTCTAAATAACTCTTTAGCTGTAATTTTTGTTATTACAGCCCTTCTTTTATTGGGCGGTGAAACCATTCGTTCTTTTGTGATGGCTTTATTGATTGGCATGTTTGTGGGTACCTATTCTTCTATTTTTATTGCTAGCCCGCTTTTAGTTACTTGGAAAAACTTGGACGACAAAAGAGCTAAAAAACAGGCTTAGATTGTTATTAATAACAATCTAAAGTAAATTTTCCTTTATTTATTGTTGTTTAGCTTCGGAGGAAGTATGTTGAAGACCCTTGAGAAAAAATGGAAAATAAATAAAGCTCTACCTGAAAGATTTTTTAAGGAACATAAAAATATTTCAAGGATATTTTTGCAGCTTCTTTTTAATAGAACAGTATTTAGTATAAAAGATTCCAGGAAAAAAAGAGAAGAAAAAATTCGTAATTTTTTGTATCCTTCTTATGAAGATCTTTTTGATCCTGTAGGCATAAAAGATTTAACAAAAGCAACTAAGAGAATACAGCAAGCCATCAAGCATAAAGAGCCGATAGCTATCTTTGGAGACTATGACGCTGATGGTGTCACGGCGAGCTCTGTTGTTTATGAGATGTTTAATTTTTTCGGAATCAAGCCCCTAGTGTATATACCGCACAGAGAAAAGGAGGGTTATGGATTGAATAGTGAGGCAATTAAAAGGATAGCTTCAAAAAAAATTAAACTACTTGTTACGGTTGATTGCGGAATAAGAAATTTTAAGGAAATAGAAGAAGCGAATAAATTAGGCATAGATGTTATAATTACTGACCATCATGAGCCTTCGTCCCGTATACCTAAAGCATTTGCGGTAATAAACCCAAAACGTAAAGACTGCAAGTATCAATTTGATCAATTGGCAGGCGTAGGTGTAGCATTTAAGCTTGCCCAAGGAGTTATTAGATTATTTCAATCTAAAGATAAAGGTGAGGTTTTTTTAAAGTGGCTTTTAGATTTAGTAGCCATAGGTACTATTGCAGATTGCGTACCTCTAATCGGAGAAAATAGAACCTTAGCTAAATTCGGGCTTATTGTTTTTTCTAAAACAAGAAGAATAGGAATAATAGAACTTAAGCGAAGAGCAAAAAACGGGAATGGTTCAGACTTAGATTTTTTTATAATCCCCCGAATAAATGCAGTAGGAAGATTAGATCATGCTGATTTAGCCTTTTTATTGCTTACAACACAATCTAAAATTGAGGCATTTAAAATAGTAAATAGGGTAGAAGATCTTAATATAAAAAGAAGAGAGGTAACTGATCGGATTCTGAAAGAGGCAAGAGAGGAAATAGAATCTTTTCTTGATGATAAAAATATTATAATTTTAGCAAACAAAGATTGGCCTTCATCAGTATTAGGCATAGTAGCGGGCAGATTAGCCGAGGAATATAAAAGACCCGTCTTAATCGTTGAAAAAGGTATTGAATTTTCAAAGGGATCAGGCAGGAGCTATAAGGGTTTTGATATTAATGAATCCCTTCAATCAATGTCTCATTTGTTTGAAAAGGTTGGGGGGCATAAACAGGCGGTTGGTTTTACTTACAGAACAAAGAATCATGAAATTATTAAATCTCAATTAATTGAAAACACTGATAATGTTATTGTTGGGAGTATAGAAGATTTTTATGAGATAGATGTTGAAATAAAACCTGAGGAAATCAGCCCGTTATTTTATAAAGAATTACAGAATTTTGCTCCATTCGGAAAATCTAATCCTACTCCAACTTTTTTAATGGAAAAAGTCAATATAACATCTAAGCGTTTAGTCGGTTCTAATAACCATCTTAAAATGAATCTGGAGAAAAATAATAAAAAATTTGAAGGAATTGCCTTTGGTAAAGGCGAGTGGGATAATAATTTACAGGAAGGCGATAAAGTTGACATTATTTTTAAAATTGAAGAAAATAAATTTTTTGGCTTTCCATCAATTCAACTTAGGATATTAGATTTAAATTTATCAAATGGCTAAAATTTATATGCTATCTTTAAATATTAAACCTTCACTAGAAGGTATCATCGAAAAATGTAAAAACAGACCAGGGTTTAATGCAAAATGCGAGGCTTTAATTAAGAAAGCTTATTCGTTTGCTTATAAGTGTCATTTAGGTCAAAAAAGAACTAATGGTGATCCATATATTGTTCACGCTTTAGCAACAGGATATTATTTAGCTGAACTGGGTATGGATGCTAACACAATAGCTGCTGGATTGCTTCATGATGTTCCAGAGGATACTAAATGTAATCAGGAAGAAATAGTTAATGAATTTGGTCATGAAATTGCTCAGATTGTAGAAGGTGTAACACGTTTAGGAGGGGTGAAATATTTTGGTAAAAGGGGAAGGGTTGAAGATTTAAGAAAACTTCTTCTGGTTATGGCTAAGGATTTGCGGGTTATTGTAGTTAAATTAGCGGATCGCTTGCATAATATGCAAACTATAAACGTTTTAACTCTCGCTAAAAGGAAAAGAATAGCTACCGAAACTTTAGAAATATATTCTCCCTTAGCTTCAAGATTAGGTATGGGTGAAATAAAAGGAATTT
This genomic interval from bacterium CG_4_10_14_0_2_um_filter_33_32 contains the following:
- a CDS encoding translation initiation factor IF-2, which gives rise to MDTSNKIEDTNENKIIEIPLIIQVKELAEKLGKPVVEVISELLKNGVMATINEDIDYETAAIISEEFGFTAKEALEDGESNRRTIADLDSDEEKTESRSPVVIVMGHVDHGKTSLLDAIRKADVVSSESGGITQHIGAYQIEKNGKKITFLDTPGHEAFSTMRARGAQVTDVGVLVVAADDGVKPQTIESINHLKSANLPFVVAVNKIDKPGADIEKVKQELSEHKVICEDWGGDVVLIPVSAKTKEGIDQLLEMILLISDMKECKANSKGRLWGTIIESHLDKGRGPTATLLVQNGTLKVGDYVVCGSIYGKIRVIENSNLKKIEEAIPGMPVRIWGLKDLSDVGELLEGVKSEKEAKAEVSERKHFESLKNLKERKNIGVKGISDKIKEGKVKELKVVLKADVKGSLEALNMSLNKLNTNEVAVNLIKEGLGEISESDVTLAGDDAIVIGFKVGISLAAQKSSEKHKTEIRLYDVIYNVIDDIKEALTALLPKEIIEKEMGKGKILKVFKSGKNDMIIGAKLINGKVNKEMEVKLEKEGNLTYGKIVGLKIVKDNVSEVSGDKEFGINISGISHLEEGDELVFIIKEEKVRNL
- the rbfA gene encoding ribosome-binding factor A, encoding MIKRIDRVNELIKQELSKLIGEYFKPKDILITVTRVKTEPDLRSAEAFISIFPFAKAEETLKQFKEILPRIQHILDGTIELKYIPKIQLFLDESLEYESNIERLLDKIKDSKMKH
- the fmt gene encoding methionyl-tRNA formyltransferase, coding for MMNQKTMNKILFAGSGYFAALQIIGLLKKYKNLEIITQKNDNPVKGEIKNLGLTVYEVSNKKELEETLESLKPDLLIVSDFGIILSPKSLSVPKLTINTHPSLLPKYRGPSPYISALLNGDKETGVTIIRMTEGIDEGPIYLQEKMTITNNENQISLRKKLADLTFKMLIDNLENIYKGTIKPIPQDNNKANYTKLFTKEDGKINWQENAEVIERKIRALNPWPGTFTFFKLKNGKELRVKILNAYIEKNNDLEIDRLKIENDKLKIKALDHYLVITKIQPEGKKGMNIKEFLNGYRNILSFTE
- the def gene encoding peptide deformylase, with the protein product MANMEIVTVPSDTLRRKAIKIKKIDKSINKLINNMTETLRGLNGVGLAAPQVGESIKLIIVESRGNKRKNGEEVPIIPLTILINPEIIKTSKEKSCEDEGCFSVPGIWGSVERPTKITLKALDRKGNQIKIRADGLFARALQHEIDHLNGVLFTDKADINTLHKIGPNGEKIKIEL
- the priA gene encoding primosomal protein N', producing the protein MYAKILPFTYTDALSYKIPNELTEIIKIGQVVEIPLGDRAIKGIVLGLTNNQPAFKTKKIIYIINPTPLFTEKQIALAKWVSYFYFSSLYQVIKNMNIKNLEKHLSEIRIKPNYNKQSLIRQTGKKYILYTYDDKKISFYLKAISKCIKNNKQALLIFPDNISLENFSKIISEKRLKTATLTSKLNKKEKSKEWLKIRNDEVDLIIGTRTAIFSPFQNLGLIIIDKEYEDGHKQEKTPRYKINEIAEYLQKITRCNLILQTDIQTLENFYRNKNGYKNIKSGFIAKKPEIIILDIRGNREFIDTKIEQLIQKNFKSGKKNVFFLNRKGKDTVIMCPDCNFTFTCPSCNIPLTSTEQFLLCNHCGFKKEIPIMCSNCGSKIIKRSGIGTEKLEIKLKAQFPKAKILRVDERNKKNFDNNKIKNADIIVGTQMIKMIDFKKVGLLIFFSVDSILNLPTYQAEEKAQKIIDSLISKINQDTKVIIRTANTENPLINVIKKQNYFSFFENKLKNLKDLHYPPFCDLIQIIFRGNDDKKINKQIREIKEHLKKYEIIGPFSPYISDKNGKSRKVIIVKTEKNKVFYDKIFRSMKNISIERNPESLI
- a CDS encoding RNA 2',3'-cyclic phosphodiesterase, producing MTKRRIFIAVNFPVEIKQAINSIIDKIKNSEPNIKWVDLDNTHITLAFLGWVTEKEIARATVILKQISKNFKIFKINLGNIGFFPSINTARVVWIGSGENLNILNIQNNLNKQLAISGLKTEDRLFTPHLTIGRVKKDKKIKNTDKILAISKKIDIGEVIVSNIDIMESVLKKSGPEYKLLFRVNLNDFGKSINALI
- a CDS encoding phosphoribosyltransferase, with the protein product MFKDRKDAGKKLVHQLGEYRNRKDTMILAIPRGGVILGLEIAKFLNVPLDIIVVRKIGAPDNPEYAVGAVDQNGNILRNPEAEVSEKYLDIQGREVLKEIKRRIKEYRKGSARLNLVNKNVILVDDGIATGLTVLKAVDFIKTEKAKKVILAVPVIAKDMINRLEESVDDLIFLESPEVFFAVGQFYLNFPQVTDSEVKETLAISRKRKV